The following DNA comes from Cucumis sativus cultivar 9930 chromosome 7, Cucumber_9930_V3, whole genome shotgun sequence.
AGTGCCACTAAGCTTTACAGAGGAGTTCGACAGCGGCATTGGGGGAAATGGGTGGCCGAAATTCGTCTCCCTCGTAACCGAACTCGTCTTTGGCTCGGAACTTTCGACACCGCTGAAGACGCCGCCATGGCTTACGATCGTGAAGCCTTCAAATTACGAGGCGAAAATGCTCGACTCAATTTCCCTGATCGTTTCTTCAAGAAAGACATTCCAAAAACAGAGGCAGAAACAGAGCATACAATTCCAATAACAGAAGAAGCTCATCCCGAAAACTTTATCCTTCTTCCGCCgccagaagaagaaaaaccaaataacGACTTGACGGAGAGCGGCAGCTGCGCATCTGAGCCGACGGAGATGGTATGGGGAGAAATGGAAGAGGCTTGGTTTAATGCGATTCCGGCCGGTTGGGGTCCAGGAAGCGCGGTTTGGGATAATCTAGACCCAACAAACAATTTAGTTCTTCAATCACAAATCCCATTTGGTTCTTCAAATGAGCAACAGATGAACGAATCCAACGATAATCAGAACAAGCTTGAAACTTCCGAATCGGCTTCGTCTTCGTCTACGTCTGCTCCCACGAAGCTTTTCTTATGGAAAGATCAAGATTGAATAATTAgacttcttctcttcttttttactgAATTTTTACCACTCCATTGGATGATTGGGTGATTGTAGTAGTCCTCCGATTTGGTCGTATGTTTTTGGAAGACCAATCCAATGGCTTTAGACATCATAAAGATGGaatttctttgatgaaattcttgattttatgtttattgtgAAGAAGAACCATGGAAGGAAGGGATTTGAGACGTGTTTTTTGATCTCTTTCCCCTTCACAGTTTGGTGCGTCATCGTTCCATTAAAGCCATTGTTTTTAGGCTTTCATGGcggttttttagttttgtctttgtattttttgctctttttctctctctctctcttttacaTTCCATTTTTTGGAGTTTCCTTTTGCCTTCTATGTATTATGTAATTTAGatcttttctttataaccattttttttaggtCAATATGGTGTGAAGTGTTTCATCTATTGTTTCAACTTATATAGCATATATACTttgcttatttatttttttctatactCTGTCtacacaaaaaaaacataggattaaaatcaatttaatcctaaccaaataattaacattgtAACTGCTACTTTTAGCTAtggtttttttggttttgttttaatacATATTGTTATAAACGTTTTTGAAATAGATAATAGTAGgtttcaaaaaattgatttcattttctttaaaccaAAAGACTCTGAAAAGTGAAACTTTATCGAACGAttgtaatgaaatattttaaaaacaatatatatagaattatttcaatatatattggtttcctttaaactttataattcggatattatatcttttaaaatttttcttctctaaaaaTCTTGAgactataaataaaaataatttcaaattgtattcaccaaaaatgaaaattcaattctAAATCGATGATCTAAAGGCGAAAactcaattttacaaaataaaagaagaaagaatggtcaaaattaacaaatttgacaaaatatttgcaacatataccaaaattacaaattgtATCGATTTCTATATATAGTTGAtagaattattgaattttaatttatttttctatttttaaaatgttccgTACAGGAATAAACcatgttagtttttttaaaattaatttattttgtatgataTTTGTAAGAATAATAAGTAaagataatattaaaaaaaagaagagggaaaGTGTAGAAAGTAGGCTATGATAGGGGCAGGTGGGGCCGTAAACGCCGTCCATTGACGGCATAATCGTGATAAATTTGTAGTGTTTAGGGTTACAAAACTTTGCATGCccaattcaattaattaatcatattctTCTTGTTGCCATATACTATATAACTataatcttatattttattaatatgcCTATGCATAGTCTTAACAATTTAACCTAATccaatttcttatttctcttccttatcaattctctttttattttattcatgtttctccctttctttagTTGGGATGAGGGCCACCTTCATCTACTAGTGGACAAACTTTTATTAGAGTCGTGTAACAGTTTTTAAATGACTTTTGATAATAGTgtctcttttttaaatagcTTCATCTTTAATctatttaatacttttttttttttttgaagtaaattagagtttcaaaattttgaataaaaatttgtattgtAAGT
Coding sequences within:
- the LOC101205560 gene encoding ethylene-responsive transcription factor ERF053, with the translated sequence MAEDKKTGKLKMVIDANTPDKKIEKGKHVAAVSLERQQWKPVLDDAFLSRRPLKKICSSDFHNPFLHSPLSLSPPSSKIQFPFDFEASQHSSITTTTTTTQFNSQHPISSSSSSSSPFTAFGSPEQQMISFSSNQQQGFGFPPYFLNGDPVASQQRLFKYWSDAFHLSPRGRAMMMSRFGPDGGNLFRPPLQPISATKLYRGVRQRHWGKWVAEIRLPRNRTRLWLGTFDTAEDAAMAYDREAFKLRGENARLNFPDRFFKKDIPKTEAETEHTIPITEEAHPENFILLPPPEEEKPNNDLTESGSCASEPTEMVWGEMEEAWFNAIPAGWGPGSAVWDNLDPTNNLVLQSQIPFGSSNEQQMNESNDNQNKLETSESASSSSTSAPTKLFLWKDQD